One Gossypium arboreum isolate Shixiya-1 chromosome 13, ASM2569848v2, whole genome shotgun sequence genomic window, ACAACAAAGAAGCGGTTTAagtattttaaattgaattaaactTTCTGGGATCTCTGACTGTCTTTCTTGCTAATTTTTCACTGAAAATTGGTTTTCTTTCTATCCCTTCAGACTCGATCGAAAGGCTAAATGATCAAATTTGTGCCTAAATGTTTGAGGTATTGTTCAAATCAAGATCAAAACAGAAAACTGCTACATTTCGAGACTAAACGGCAAAACATTATCATATTGGTCCTTTTTCGAGTGGGACGTACATGAACAATAAACAAACATATATCTTATTATTTtagatataaatattaataattatattataaataaaatgagcacacaaataataattttatggGTAAATTACAAACCCaattataactattttttttGTCATCCAACTAttcaattgtttttatttatcacaAATTGGTAAACATAAAAATCTAAacattcaaaactcaaaaatccaAGATAGTTAGATGATCAAAAATAAAATTGGATAATTGAGTGATcattttgaaattttgcataaTTGAATGgtaaaaaagaaatttattaaaggttgaatgattattagtatagtttatcttaattttatcaatatataataATCGAACAATAAGAAATGAGACTTAAAgttttgatatatttgttttttaatttaataatcaaCAATTTTTTAAGCTAggagaaaaatatatatttttgtacttAAATTAGGACCAATTTTGACTTTGATAAATATCTAAATAGTAAATAATAGTTTTTAAGGATTTCTactaataaaattatttgtttAGAATCATTATTCGTTATCACCAATTACTACCACATAAAGCATTGCTTAAGAATGAAAATAAACCCAAAAAGTTTTTTTATTGAAAACaataattagataaaataattgaaaaaaatcTTATCCTCGAAGTTAAGCCAAGTACCTCaaagaataatatatatatatatatatatatataataaattcaaGAGATAAAACTAAAAGAATCTTACTCAAAATCACATTCCTCTCATCCAAATCAATCTTTGTAGCCACTATTAAAAGCTATAATTTCcaatagaataaataaaatatgttgaAAAGTACTTATACCAAGAATCCTCTTTGTTTTTAGGTTAAAATATCTATTAGTTTTTACtctcttaaaatttaaaatttaatctctttattttttcaaattttaaaatttaggttcaattattaatattattaaatttgttggtatgacattttaaaattaacagtTTTAAAAGTTAGATTTGAATTTTCAAAATATGGAAAGTGAATggattaaattattgaaaataaaagtacatggacttaattgtaaattttaaaaaatataaagacttatagcatattttaacctttgttTTTACCATCAACCCTATAAATCCCACCATTTTCTATGCATATTTTCATTAATGTCTTCCAACAAGAAAAAGCTGCTGAAATCCCTCTTAACAGCCAATGCAAGATGTGGGTGTAAAAAACTCTGTCATGTTCATGAACCAAAACTCAAAGTTTCACCCCCACCGCCGCCGCCGCCGTCATCACCATCACCAgcatcaaatttcaacatggatacaatatcatcatcatcatcgtcaTCCAATGTTATGGTAAACCCTAAAATCATGGACAGCATCGCGGTGGTGAAGGATTCCCATGATCCGTACCTGGATTTTCGACACTCCATGCTGCAAATGATCGAGGAAAAGCATATCTACTCCGCCGATGAACTACAGGAGCTTCTTCAATGTTTTTTGGAGCTGAATTCACCATGCCACCACCGTGTTATCGTCGAAGCTTTCATGGGGATCTGGCATTGGAAATTATGTGAATACGTTTAATTATTTCTCACGTCCGAAAAATTGCATGGCGGTTGATCATAAACTCATAAATACTATGTACGTTTTTTTTCCTTATATTTATGACTATAATTATTGACCATCTATAATAATGGTTAATTTAAGGATAAAATAATGTTTGGTGCCtcaacttgatttttttttcaacatGATCCTTAAACCATTTTTCTACAAATTtgatagctttttttttttttaatttgatcatgAACTTGGATTCTGTTAAGGCATGATGATACGGCAATTGAGATTAGTAATTTCCTTTTTATAAAAAAGTTCAAACTATAATATTGGATGGTTCGCAAATTAGAATCGATGTAAAAgacaaatattttaaatttagaacaatgaaaatactttaaaatatttataaacaagagatattaattatttttatttactttatttaaaaatatttacaaaaatacattaaaattataaaaaccatatttcaataaaataaatttaaaccaAACCCAACTAATGGTCACaatcatatttttcttttaacttaatatatatactaaatttcactaatatttaattaacattaatctTGATTAATCAATTTGGTGGATAAAGTTGCTCACGCCTCAAAATATTCAATTGGTCCTTTTAACTAATTAAAATTTTGTAgcaattaacttttattatttttacaatttagtctttttttcttaattaactatcaaatcacTAAAACTAACTCAAGTCTGATTTTCACGAATACAGTGCCTTAACTTTTTAAAAcatgcatccaaaagagaacatcTCTTCAACGAAATGGTCATACCTTTTCTCTTCCTACGACTAATTTGCCTCCGCTAAAAATGAGTTGACTTCGACTCCATAATGGACGAGGGACGTCTGATTTCACCGGTCACTATAGAATCTTCCAAAATATAAAGACTGTTGGTCGTTTTACCTTTTAGCAAAATGAGATCCCCACGAGACACCTTAATGCCACTAGACTCGATGTTGATCCTACaacctttcaagtctaaaatactcaatgaGATGAGATTATTTCATAAATCAGATACATACCTGACATTTGAGAATGTCTTAATTGTCCCATCGTGCATCATAAAATTAGTAGTACCAATACCGATTACCTTACTGGTTGAATTGTTTttcatgcgcacaactccaccttcaaccgaactgtatgtagagaaccattctctattgggatacATGCAGAAAAAATATCCTAAATTTAGGATTCACTCGGACGTAAGCTCGAAGCTTTCACTCATTGACATTAACAAGAAATTATCATCGTTTCcgtcggccaaattagcactagTTACATattcctcgttactctcaacaACCCTTTTATTTAACAGTTTATAACAATCCGCTTTGATGTGACTTAACTTCTTACAATAGCGACATATTTTGTCTCGCTTTTTTTATgttaccaaaacggaagcttacCTATCTGCCTTACTATTTGAATCAAACTCATTGTTGAGTTTGtctttactcaacaaatgaccttTCATATATTCGAATGAGAGTTTGTCTCTACCATAAATCAGGGCCTCCccgaaagacttgtatgaaaagGGTAAAGAACACAATAATAGCATAACCT contains:
- the LOC108451213 gene encoding transcription repressor OFP6-like is translated as MSSNKKKLLKSLLTANARCGCKKLCHVHEPKLKVSPPPPPPPSSPSPASNFNMDTISSSSSSSNVMVNPKIMDSIAVVKDSHDPYLDFRHSMLQMIEEKHIYSADELQELLQCFLELNSPCHHRVIVEAFMGIWHWKLCEYV